The DNA segment CAAGATAAAAAGATAAAAACATTTCACCTTAACACTATCAAAAAGATTGAAGTATTAAATGCAAACTACAAGTTTGATAAAGAGATAGTAAAAACATTTGACAATGCTATTACAGCTTACTATAAACCTGAGAATGAACCAATAACTGTAGAACTATTTATAGATGCAACCGTGTCACGGTATTTTTTACGAAAACCTCTTAATCCTACTCAAAGAGTTATCAAAAAATATGATCATGGTTCACTTGAACTTGAAATCATCATAACAGACTTGATGGAGATAATTCCTACGATACAAAGATACATACCTTTTGTTGGAATAATCACTCCTGATGAGCTAAAAATTGAGGTTAAAAACAACATTGATTTGTATCTCAAAAGGTTTGAGTGATAAAGTTTGGTAATTTATTTATTATACAATTTCAATTAAGAATATGGAATATTTGAGATATGATTTAGGAGTGTAGAATATGTCTATTGTTGAATACTATCAACAGCAGTTTTCAAAGGATTTAATTAACTTAATGAATTCTCATGAATTCGCAAAAGAGAGGATTTCGATTGTTAGTTTAGTTGATGATATGTCTGCACCGGACCATTATGGTGTAGTAAGAGATGAATTCAATAGAATTCAGAAAAAGCAATTTTTTCTTTTTAGCTTCTTTTTTTCTGTTTTAATAGATCAAGCCATTCATAGTGCTGCAAGACATTTACATCAAGATTTCCAAAATATTGCTCAATATCCTAAGTTGGTTGGTATTTTATCTAGCTACTGGTCGAATCTTCATCCTTCATTATTGCTAATCGCTTCAATAAAACATACTGAGAATTTAGAAACTACAGAAAATTACTTTGAAGATTTAGCGAAATTTATTTTAAATGATTACCAAAAATTCTTTTATTGTCAATTTCCAAAATATACCAAATTATTGTATTCAAATGAGGAAATAAAGTTTAATTTAAACAATATTTTTAATGAAATTAGTAGAGCAATGATATGGACTGATGTTCCAAAGTCTATATGGGCTTATCAATTAAATACAAATGAATTACATTCATATAAAACTATGATAGATATGTTAAATACTGAGTTAAAAAAAGTTGCAGAGGGGTTAGTATGAGTAATTTATCTAAGTATTTATCATTTGATGAAGCAAGAAATTATGTTAGAAATCAAAATTTAGAAAACACTAGAGCTTGGAAAAAATGGTCAAATGGTACATTAGAAGGAAAGGAAAGACGCCCTGATTTTATACCTTCTAATCCTGATATAGTTTATAGAAATGATGGATGGATAAGTTGGAGTGATTGGATAAGTGAAAATATTGAAATAGAATATTTACCATTTGAAGAGGCAAGAGACTTTGTAAGAAGTTTAAATTTAGTAAATGCTGAACAATGGCAAAGATATTATCAAGGGAAAATAGATGGGTTAGTAAAACCTGATAATATTCCTTGGAATCCACAAAAAATTTATGCTGAACAGTGGAACGGAATAAAAGATTGGATAGGTACAGATTGGAAAAACTTTGAGGAAGCTAGAGAATTTGTTAGAAATTTAGGTTTAAATGGACAAGTTGAATGGCGATTATATTGTAAAAATGAACTAAATGGCTATGAATCTAAACCTCTTGATATTCCAACAGATCCCAAAAGAGTTTATGAAGATAACGGTTGGATTGATATGTCTGATTGGCTAGGCACTGAGAGAAAGAGAAGAACAACTCATGGTGAAGTTGACGATACATGGTTGTCATATGAAGATGCAAAGGAGTATGTTCACTCTTTAAAATTATCATCATATGATGAATGGAAAGCATATATAGATAATAGAATCGAAAATTTGCCATTAAGACCTATGGATTTACCAAAATCACCACAATATGTATATAAAAATGATGGATGGACAAATTGGAGTGATTGGTTAGGAAATACAATTGATGAAGTGGCAGAACAAAAACACATAATTCATGAAAAACATTCAAATAAAGAAGTTCATGAGCATACAACAGTTGTTAGTTTTACTTTAGATCAACTAATAAAAGAGTATCAACGCAATGCAACAATAACTAAAATATTGCTATTTCTTAACAATGAAAGTAGCTTTAAATCGATAATAGAGTTAGATTTAACTGTAAATGATATAAATGAAATTGAGGAGTTATTTTTCCATTTTAGAGGAGAACCAGGTAAGCTAACTCACACAAAAAAAGCATTTGTTGGATTAGTGTTTTTAACTTACGTAATTTATAAGCTTGAATCAAAACTTAGTTATTCATCACTTTGGAAAGCTATTACAAGTGACTTGGAACATTATTCTTCAGTTACAAGACATTTTTTAGATTCATATTTTACAAGTCAAAATTATCCAAATTTCTTTTTAAAAGAGTCAATAGAGTATGCATGTAATCTATTTCATCTTAGAAATAATTTTGATGCAAAAGATGAGCAGCAATATGTAAGAAATACTATATTGTTACAAATAGGGCTTTTAAATAAGAGCTTCGATCATTTAAAACTTTGGCTATCAAATTACAACCTACCGGTTATTGTTTCAGAATTGTTAGATGTAGATTCTCAAAATTACTCAAAAGAGTTTAATGATGGATGGAGAGTTTTAAGAAGATTTAGAGATAACATTTTATCAAATGACCAAGCAAAAAATATTTTAACTCAAAACATTTGGTTTAAACATCTCAATTTAGATGAATTACTAAAAGCAGCTAAACAAAGAGCTAAAAAGCAATTAATGATTACTCAAGATGAAGATTTACCTGTGTTTTATCTTGAAAAAATTAATTATTCAGACGATGGACTAAGTTTTACAATTAATGCACAAGACCTTTATTCACTAAATTTGAGCGGATTTAGATATGAAATTTATATAGACGATGAATATAAAGGTGTTTTGATTGCTAATAATTCCAAAGAGCTTATATTAGAATCGCCAATTACTATTTTTAATCTCGCTACAAATCAGATAGATTTAGAACTAAGAAATGAAGATGATGATGTAGTATTTGCTACAGAAATAGTGCTATTTGATTTTAGTGAACAGATGGTATTGTTTGATGAAGATGGAAATATCTATCAAAATATATTCAAAAAATTAAATGCTCATAAAAAATATCATATCTTGATGGATTCTGATTTAGATTGCGATTTTAATGATGATTTTCAAAGGGAGTATTTTGACGGATATGCTACACTAGTTCCATTTATTGGATACAAAGATAACTGTAAAATTACATACAATGAAGAAATATTATTTGAGTTAAATTTTACAGAAAATGTTGAAAAACCTGAATTCATAGATCAATTAGTTTTATATACAACGGCTAATCCTTCATTTATATTAAATAATGAATATACTTTTGAATTAAAAATTATGCAAATTGATTCTAAAACAGAAGAAGTTGATTTAAAGACATTGCCTTCAGAAGCTAAAATTATAAAATGGTCATATTTGGGTGGTTATTCAGATAGTGATGATATTGAAAATAACAGCTCAATAAAAAGTAAATTGTATCCTGAAATGATTACTTCTCCAAAGCATACACTACTTATTAAATATAAAAATAGGGTATTTAAAAAGGTAGTTTATTGTAACTTCTTTGAAAAACAAAATCAATATAGATTATTTCAAATGGGAAGTGATGCAACTGTTAAACTAGTTGATAGAACAGGCTATTTAACAAAGTCCGATTTAAAAAGATATAGATACTATCTTAGTGATTTTAGCAGAACTGAGCAATTCTACATTAAAAATAAATCTAGTTTTTATCAAACAATTAGACCAAATAAAATTATAAATTTTGCGAAATTTGATGGATTTGGAGAAACTATTTTTATTGCAGAGCATTTATTTAATTCCCCATTGATAAGTGTTTTTGATTATAGAAATAGTGATGAATATATTTCAATAAATCAAGAAAAAAAGAATGAAATTTTTATCCATAGAGAGTTACCACAACAATGTAAATTAATACTTTTAGACCAAAATCTAAAAGAACATGAATTTCCACATCAACAGTTACTAGAGAGTGCAAACAATCATGAGATATGTTTTGACAATGAATTGGTTTCAGTCCTTGTTATTCAGGGTAATAGTGTAGTTGATAGTTCATATGATAATAGTTTTTTAGATAGTTTTAATGACTATACAAATACAGAAGTTATTAAAAATTTATTAGTCTCAAACTATCCATTTTTATCTAAGCAATCACATACAAATTTTTTAAGAAAATTTATAATGCATAACATAGAAGAGTTTTTCTCCATTTTTTATAATGATCGAATCATCATAAATGAAAATTTATTGAGATTAGATTTCTCAAAGATTAATCTTTTGATAGAACATGTACTATTTAGTTTAAAAATAGATGCAGAAGTTAGTGAAAGAATTTTACAAAGAATAATTCTTAACAAGCAAGAAAGACTGATGCTTGATACTCCTATCATTTTATTTAAACTTTTATTATCGTGTGGTTCAAATAAACTCAAATATTACTTTTATAATCTTGTTAATGATGCAGAACTTGAGGATGAGAGAGATGAAAGTTTTATAGAATTGATAATTAACAATCTATTTGACACTACAACATTAAGTGGTCCACAAAAACATAATTTAAAAGTTGCTATGCACTACATCAATGGTCCATATTATTTAAAAAAAGCATTGGAGAAATTAAATGGCTAAATATTTAGATGCAATTGAACTATCGAATAATTTGAAAAATAGACTTGAAGAGATAGTTTTAAGCAGCATTAATGTAAGAGACGAAGAACTCCAAAATGAGTTAAGTGAAATAATCAAATCTAATGATGGCTTAATATCTGAAATACTTGTAGAAGGAGCATTTTCAGCAAAAAAACATGATGATATTTTAAGAAACATTCCATTTTTGAATAAAAAGTTTTTAGATTTGCTTGACTTAAATAAAGTATTTAATCCAAATTTTTATCCGTTTAAGCATCAATTTGAAACTCTTAAAATTGTTAATGAGATGGATAGTAATAATAAACCTGCAATTGTTGTTACTGCACCAACTGGTTCAGGTAAAACAGAATCATTTTTACTTCCAATGCTTAACGATTTAGTTTCTAATCCAAGAAAATCCGATGAAAAAGGTGTTAGAGCTATTATTCTATATCCGATGAATGCACTAGTTGCAGATCAAAATAAAAGGTTATTTTCATACCTAAAAGGACAATCAAATGTAAGTATGTTCTTTTATAACAGTGAAACTCCTGAATCAAAAAAATATGCGACTGATGAGTTTGACGATAAATGCTTCATAAAAACAAGAAAAGAAGCAAGAGAAAATCCTCCTGATATTATGATTACTAACTATTCTATGCTTGAGTATATATTAGCAAGACCAAATGATTTTCCTCTAATTGGTAATGCACTGAGAACTATAGTAGTAGATGAAGCCCACTTATATACGGGTACTTTAGCTGCTGAAGTGTCTTTGCTTTTAAGAAGAGTAACTACTAAGGCAAAAGTTGATAATTCAAAGATATTATATATCGCAACAACTGCAACAATTTCAGATGATAAGCAAGAACAACAGGATTTTTTTAGTAAATTTTTTAATAAAGATAATATTCTAAGAGTATCTGGAGAAAAAGAGTTTAAAGAGATAGACGCAAATATCAATGTTGATAATGAAATAGAGCAGTTTATAGATATATCTTCTATGATGACAGAGCCTAATTTAGATTTATACAATGAATTTAAAGGGTATAGGGTATTTCCTAAAATATTAAAAATATTATCTGAAAAATACACAATTCAATTTAGTGAGTTATTAAAGTTAGTCTCTTCAAGTATTGACCCAAAAACTTTATTAAATATTTTTACAATTGGAGCAAAAGCTCGTTTGAATGACAATGAGCTGCCATTACTTCCACATAAATTGCATTTACAAGTAAGGAGTTCTCAAGGTTTTTCAGTTTGCTCAAATCCAAATTGTCCTGATTCTAAAATTAAGGGTCTAGGTAAAATTCATCATGGAACTTTTTATAACTGTACAACATGTCAAAGTCCTACTTTAAATCTTGTGAGATGTTCAGAGTGTAGTGAGCATTTTTATCATGGTAAATTTAATTACAAAGATACTTTATATTTAGAGAGGTTCTTTAAAGATGATACTAAAAGTGAAAATAGCCATATATTGAGTTTTAAAGAGTCAAGTGAAGAAATCTACATCAGTAAAGATGGTAAAAAATGTTCAGAACATGATTACAACAATAAATTTTATAAACATTCTGTATGTCCTGTGTGTTCAAATGAAGAATTTTATGGGCTAAGCGTAAGCGATCAGTTTTTAATTCCATTGGTATCAGAAACAATGCTTGTTAATATGCCCGAAATAGATAAAGAGGTAAATGTTTTCTTACCTGCTCGTGGAAGAAGACTTTTAACATTTTCAGATAGTAGAAGTGAAGCAGCTAGACTTGGGCCACTTTTAACGATGCAACATGAAACACAACTATTTAGAAGGTTAATAGTAGAAACAATACAAAATAATATTTTTAAAAATCAAGATAATGATCTAAGAGAATATTATCAAAATGAGATCAAAGAAAATGAACTAAAGCTATCAAATATAGATAACCCAATAGTAAAGCAAAAGCTTGTAGAAAAAATTAATGAAGCAAAAGTAGAATTATCAAAAATGAGTTCAGGGTTTTCAATTGCTGATTTAGTTGATAATCTTAAAAAACATCTTCTAATTGGAGAGTTTTTTGATAGAGAAAGGATGAAAGAGCAATTAGCTGAAGAGCGAGAGCAGTTGTCATTTGATAAAAATCAAGAAGCGATTAAAAAAAATATCTATAACAGAATTGTAGAGGCATTGATTACCCCAAATATAAAAGATATAAACCTTGAAAGTTTGGGGCTAATAAAACTTACTTATCCAGGAATCGAGTCTATTGTTTTGTCTGATAAGTTTAACAATATTTTTAATGAAGAAAAAGAGATTATTGACCGTTTTAAACTTAATATACTTAAACAGTTCCTATATATATTTAGAGATTATAAAAGTATTACTTCTGAATATCAGTCTAATGAATTAAAAGACTATGAGGCTTCAAAAATAGGCTTAGGTCAATACATTGCTTTTGATGCGAAAAATAAAAATATATTTAATTTTAAAGTAACAAGTCGAAGTTCTATTTATAAGTTTATTGCTTCAGTGTTTAGAATTTTTAAAATCGAAGATAACGAAGAGAATATATACACTTTTTTAGAAGCAGTATTTGAAACATTTTTAGATGCTGCAAAGAGAGATGATATTAGGTGGTTAGAACACAATAGAGTTCAGACTGATGATGGAAGAATTGTTGATGCTTTTAGAATAGTATTCTATGAATTATCTATTGAAATACCTCAAACTTTATATATGAACAGTGTCAATAAAACAATTTGGCAAGAAGCTATAAATGGTGTTGTTCCTGAAAAACATAGTATTGTTGAATTAAAAGAAGTTACACAAAGTGATTTGGATGCAGATCCATATTTCTCAAGATATAGAAAAATGTATCTCAATACTTCTAAAGAACTTAGTATGGGATTATGGGCAGAAGAACACTCAGCTCAACTTGCACAAAAAGAAAATAGGAGGTTGCAAGATTTGTTTATACAAGGTAAGAGAAATGTATTATCTGCAACAACAACACTTGAAGTGGGGATTGATATTGGTGGATTAAGTGGTGTATTAATGGCTAATGTCCCTCCAAACAAAGCAAATTATATTCAAAGGTCAGGACGAGCAGGAAGAAGAACTGATGGCTCATCTATAATTCTTACTTACACTAAAACAAGGCATTTTGATCAAAATGTATTTAGAGATTTTAAATTTTATTTAGATAAGCCTCACAAAAAATTAACAATATCTCTTGAGAAAGAAAAAATAGCAACTAGACATTTTAATTCATTAATGTTATTCAAATTTTATGAAAATCATGCAAGTAGTAAAGATGCATTAATTTTTGATTCATTCAAAAAAATGGGATATTTTGTAGGTATATATGAAATACCAAAACATACAGATAATCCTTATGCAAAGTTAGATTTTGAAATGGATGAGAATTCTATTTATAATAAATTTATTGAGTTTTTGACTAATTTTGAGATTATTGAGGATGATAAAAAAGCATTTGATGAGATCTTTAAACATACGAGCAAGGTTCTTGATTATCAGCAATTAATCAAAGTTTTTACTGATCAAGTTCAGGCTATGAGTACAATATATATCAATAGTTTAAAAGAACTTTATTCGGATTGGAATTTTGCTACAAATACAAGTCATAAAAATGCAGTTAGATACAACATTAAACAAAAACATGGAGAAAGTCTAATCGAGATTTTCTCAAATGCACAAGTTTTACCAAAATATGGATTTCCTATAGATATAAAAACCTTGCAAGTAATTAATGCACCTAAAATGTTTGAGTTATCAAGAGGTAGTTTTTTGGCATTGTCTGAATATGCTCCAGGATCAAAGATTTTAGCAGGTGGTATGTTGATTGAATCTAAAGGAATTTCAAAACACTTTACGGGTGAAAATTTAGATGAAGCATTTGGTGAAAAAGGGTTTACTTATCTTTGTGATAAAGGACATTTTTTTACATCACCGTATATCAAAGTTCACGAGTGTAGTATGAGTGGTTGCAAAGGTGTTGTTAAACCTGCTTCAAATTATTTAATGCCTGAACATGGATATATCACAGCTGCATCTGATAAATTGTCTTATAGAGCAGGTAGTCCAGAAAAAGTTGGAAGATTGGAGATTCATAGTGCAATTCATACAAGTTCAGAAAATGATATTAATTTCACATATGATGATTTTTCTATCATTTATAAAGAGAAAGCACTTATTTATGGGATTAATAGAGGAAATAAAGGCTTAGGATTTGCAATTTGTACAAAGTGCGGTTATACAGAATCAGAAATAGAAAAAGTCAATACAGGCAGTTATGATAAATTGCCAATATCATTTAAAAAGCATTCATCAATTTATAGTGAATCATCTGCAAATATATGTTTGGAAACTTCCCCTACTATATGGAGAAATCATAATTTGATGGCTAAAATGATTACAGATGCCATTATGATTATTCCAAAAAGAGATATCAAAGATATTACTATAGCTCAAACACTAGCAAATGCAATGCAGTTAAGTGGTGCAGAAGAGTTAGGTATTGATGAGAGGGAGATTAATGCTCTCATTCAAGAAGTAGATGGGAAATTGAGTATATTAATTTATGACAATCAATCAGGCGGTGTTGGATATGTTTATGACTTGGCAAAAAATCGATGGAATGACTGGTTAGAAAAAACGAGACAAAGGCTTTTTATAGATGAAAAACACAATGAAGAGTGTTTAAATGGTTGTATCAAATGTGTAGTTACTATGAATACAAGTGAACCATTACCAAGAAGAGAAACTTTAGATTATCTTGAAGGTAAAGTAATGGCTAAAGATACAGATACAAAGAAAGAGAAGAAAAAAATTGTAAAAAAAGAAGTGAGTGATACCGATAGGTTTAAAAAGTTCAAAAAATAGTTT comes from the Aliarcobacter cibarius genome and includes:
- a CDS encoding DEAD/DEAH box helicase, with the protein product MAKYLDAIELSNNLKNRLEEIVLSSINVRDEELQNELSEIIKSNDGLISEILVEGAFSAKKHDDILRNIPFLNKKFLDLLDLNKVFNPNFYPFKHQFETLKIVNEMDSNNKPAIVVTAPTGSGKTESFLLPMLNDLVSNPRKSDEKGVRAIILYPMNALVADQNKRLFSYLKGQSNVSMFFYNSETPESKKYATDEFDDKCFIKTRKEARENPPDIMITNYSMLEYILARPNDFPLIGNALRTIVVDEAHLYTGTLAAEVSLLLRRVTTKAKVDNSKILYIATTATISDDKQEQQDFFSKFFNKDNILRVSGEKEFKEIDANINVDNEIEQFIDISSMMTEPNLDLYNEFKGYRVFPKILKILSEKYTIQFSELLKLVSSSIDPKTLLNIFTIGAKARLNDNELPLLPHKLHLQVRSSQGFSVCSNPNCPDSKIKGLGKIHHGTFYNCTTCQSPTLNLVRCSECSEHFYHGKFNYKDTLYLERFFKDDTKSENSHILSFKESSEEIYISKDGKKCSEHDYNNKFYKHSVCPVCSNEEFYGLSVSDQFLIPLVSETMLVNMPEIDKEVNVFLPARGRRLLTFSDSRSEAARLGPLLTMQHETQLFRRLIVETIQNNIFKNQDNDLREYYQNEIKENELKLSNIDNPIVKQKLVEKINEAKVELSKMSSGFSIADLVDNLKKHLLIGEFFDRERMKEQLAEEREQLSFDKNQEAIKKNIYNRIVEALITPNIKDINLESLGLIKLTYPGIESIVLSDKFNNIFNEEKEIIDRFKLNILKQFLYIFRDYKSITSEYQSNELKDYEASKIGLGQYIAFDAKNKNIFNFKVTSRSSIYKFIASVFRIFKIEDNEENIYTFLEAVFETFLDAAKRDDIRWLEHNRVQTDDGRIVDAFRIVFYELSIEIPQTLYMNSVNKTIWQEAINGVVPEKHSIVELKEVTQSDLDADPYFSRYRKMYLNTSKELSMGLWAEEHSAQLAQKENRRLQDLFIQGKRNVLSATTTLEVGIDIGGLSGVLMANVPPNKANYIQRSGRAGRRTDGSSIILTYTKTRHFDQNVFRDFKFYLDKPHKKLTISLEKEKIATRHFNSLMLFKFYENHASSKDALIFDSFKKMGYFVGIYEIPKHTDNPYAKLDFEMDENSIYNKFIEFLTNFEIIEDDKKAFDEIFKHTSKVLDYQQLIKVFTDQVQAMSTIYINSLKELYSDWNFATNTSHKNAVRYNIKQKHGESLIEIFSNAQVLPKYGFPIDIKTLQVINAPKMFELSRGSFLALSEYAPGSKILAGGMLIESKGISKHFTGENLDEAFGEKGFTYLCDKGHFFTSPYIKVHECSMSGCKGVVKPASNYLMPEHGYITAASDKLSYRAGSPEKVGRLEIHSAIHTSSENDINFTYDDFSIIYKEKALIYGINRGNKGLGFAICTKCGYTESEIEKVNTGSYDKLPISFKKHSSIYSESSANICLETSPTIWRNHNLMAKMITDAIMIIPKRDIKDITIAQTLANAMQLSGAEELGIDEREINALIQEVDGKLSILIYDNQSGGVGYVYDLAKNRWNDWLEKTRQRLFIDEKHNEECLNGCIKCVVTMNTSEPLPRRETLDYLEGKVMAKDTDTKKEKKKIVKKEVSDTDRFKKFKK